Part of the Leptolyngbya sp. BL0902 genome, GCCTATCGGCGGCCACGCCCTTTCCCCGCAACGAAGTCCTCGACTCCCCCATCAGCCAACTGGGGCTGACCCAAAACGGGATTCAAACCATCCGCATCCGTGCCAATGTCAATGGTCGGGCTAGCCGAGTGATTCAACTCCAGGGGGTAGAACTCGCTAGCACGCCCCCCCGCAGCGAAGGGGAAATCATCACCCTAATCAGCAACGAATTTCTCACCGCCCTAGAATCTACCCTGGGCAGTGTTTCCGGTGGGGGCGACAACTTCCAAGGGCTATTGGCCTTTGCCGGATCCGCGATTCTCAACCGCATTCAAAACCTGATTGGCGCTGGCATCGACAACACCGAACTGCGACTCTACTCCGCTTCGCCGCCCGGATCTCAGCAGGTAGACGTGGGCGGCGAGGTGAGCTTCAACGTTTCCCCCAGCCTGGGTCTGTCGGTACAGAAGACGTTTACCAACGTCACTCCTGCCCTGTTTGGGGTGCGCTATCGGATTACCGACCAAATTACCGTGCGGGGTGTTACCAGCTATGAACAGTTCAATGAAAATACGGGGGCCATTGTTGAATTCCGGTTTTAAACCTAGCCCCTGGAGAAACTTTTTTTGATCAGCAGGCATAAATTTTGGGGCATCTTAACCCTGCCTTAAATTAATAATAACCTGGAGCTAAAGGGGAAATTGATATAGTTAAAGTATCCTCTCTTAGTAGGTTTTTGAGCGGCTATGCGCCTCTTCGCCGTCGGTGACATTCATGGCTGTGCAACCGCCCTAGATACCGTATTAGGCGCAATTTCTCCTCGACCGACCGACCGGATTGTTACCCTCGGCGATTACATTAATAAAGGGCCAGATTCCAAGGCTGTTTTAGACTGCCTGGTGCGCCTGTCTCGCTGGGGTATTTTGGTGCCCCTGTTGGGCAACCACGAGCTCAAGTTTTTAATTGCGCGGCGCTTAGGCCAAGCCGTCATCAATGGGGAGGTCTTTGTCGATCAGCACACCCTGGCTTCCTATGCCCCAGATCGGCTCAGCCACCACCCGCTCGCAGCAGAGGTCTCGGTGGATCAGGCCGCCATCCTCCGCCACATCCCCGACAGCCATTGGCAGTTGCTGCAAGACCAAGGGCTGCGATGGTTTTCCACCGATCAGCACATTTTTTTGCACGGCACCCTCGCCACCCACCTGCCCCTTCTCCACCAGCCCGACCGCGCTATTTTTTGGGATAAGTTAAAGCACCCTGCCCCCCACCCATCCGGCAAAACGCTCATCTGTGGCCACACCCCCCAACGCAGTGGGTATCCCCTCAACCTAGGCCACACCGTCTGCCTCGATACAGCGGCCTGCGAAGGGCAGTGGCTCACCTGCCTAGAGGTCAACAGCGGTGAGATTTGGCAAGCCAACCAGGAAGGGCATTTGCGCCGTTCTCACCTAGCCGACTATGGCCCTATCCCCCCCACGTTTCCCCACCGGGCCGATCCCCAGTTCGAGGGAAATCATGGCCTGCCCGCTGGCCCGGTTCCTAGTTGGCCCACCGCTGCCTGTATGGCCACTGCCGCCCCCTAATTCCGCTCCAACCCTGGCCCGATCTGGGCCGACCAGAGGTCAGCGGAACAGCCATAGCAAAAGGGCTATAAGTCCGACTGACACTGTGTTACAAACCATTCACGACCCAATGCCTTGTGTTACAGTAAGCGGGTAACATGTTTTGCTTTCGGTAGGCTGGTTAATCACAGTCTGATCTCAGTGTCTGATCTCAGTTTTCGGGTAAATCGGTGAGTACCACTCCGAATCGAACTTGTCTACATTTCATGTCTAATTTGGAGTTGTGCCATGTCGATTTATGTAGGGAACCTAGCCTACAACGCTACGGAGGGAGACATTACCGAGGTCTTCGCCGAGTATGGAGCCGTTAGCCGAGTGACGGTGCCCACCGACCGGGAAACCGGACGTCCCCGTGGGTTTGCCTTCGTGGAAATGGAACAGGAAGCCGACGAAGACGCTGCTATCGAAGCCCTCGATGGCGCAGAATGGATGGGCCGCGAGCTGCGCGTCAACAAGGCTCGTCCCAAGGAAAAGCGGGCAGGTGGCGGCGCACCTCGGGGCAACTTTGGCGGTCGGGGCAATGGCGGCGGCGGCAACCGCGAGTTCTCTCGCTGGTAAGCCCAGGACATTTCGGTTGGCCATCTCGATGGCCCTTTAACCAATCCGTTGTTTAAAGCCATGGCAGGGGAGTGATTATCCTCTGCCATTTTTATGGTGGCCCTAGGTTAGCCCCCAGGGCTGAGGACTGGCCCTCCTCACAACGCCAACCCGTGGATGCTGCGGGGAGGCTGGGCCACCGGGCGTACCGCTGGGGAGCCCCTAGGGATCTTTCCCTCACCACACCCCGCCGCCTAGAGTGAGCCGCTCACCCGGCATAAATCAAAGAATAATTTTAGATTTTTGGCCTATTTTCAAGAATTAAACCGCCAAAATCTGGGATTCCTAGGAGTATAGCCAAGCTGCATCTGGCTTGGTGCCCCTTGTCCCTTTGATCGTCCTGTTGCTATGCGTTTTCAAAATCTTGATGACCTGCGCCTGCTTTGCCGAGATCAAGCGGCTTTCCAAAAACTTCAGCAGATCTTGGCTGAACAGGACGTCCTCTATCAGCAGTGTGCCACCCAAGTGGCCCAGCAGCTTCGAGAGCAGCAAGATCTGTCTGCCCAGCAGCGAGCTGCCGAGGCGGCCAGTCAGGCTAAAAGCCAGTTTTTGGCGATGATGAGCCACGAGCTGCGCACTCCTCTCAATGCCATTTTGGGTCTGTCATCCCTATTAACTCAGCAGGCCGTGGGGCCGTTAAACGCCAAACAGATAGAATACCTCCACTATATCCAGGCCAGTGGCGATCATTTGCTGGCGCTGATTAACGACATTCTAGACTTATCCAAAATTGAAGCGGGCCGGGAACTGCTGCGGCTCTCGACGGTGGATGTGCAGGGGCTGTGCCAAACCTGTCTCGCCATGGTAGAGCCCCGTGTAGCAGGTAAGCCGATTACCCTGGCGTACCACGTAGATGCCGCCACTGAGACCTGCATGGCCGACGAACAACGCCTGAGACAAATGCTGCTTAATCTGCTTTCCAACGCCGTCAAATTTACCGAGCGGGGGCAGGTGCAGCTCACGGTGAAGGCGGTGGGGGCGATGGTAGAGTTTGCCGTGACCGATACAGGCATCGGGATTCCCAAAGATAAGCTGAAATTGCTGTTCCAACCCTTTACCCAACTGGATGGCAGCCTTAATCGCCGCTACGGCGGCACCGGGTTGGGCCTCGCCCTAACCCAACAACTGGCTCAGTGCCACGGCGGCTATGTCACCGTAGAGTCGGTGGTTAACCAGGGGAGTTGCTTTTTGCTCTACCTTCCCCAAAAGGGCCACCCTGGTAGAGGGGCCTCATTAACGGCATCCTCTTCGTCCATTCACCCCGGCTTAACGGCTCCCGGTCTACCCTGCCCCGCCCCCTACCTCGTACTGCTGGACTCTGATCCTGAGCGTTCTCACCCCTGGCTGGTCTATTTGCAGCACTGCGGCTGGCAAGTAGAACGCCACCACCGATGGGACCAGATCACGACTCCCCAACCCCATGTGTTGGCGATTGCTGTTGGGTCTGAGGATTCTCTGATTTCCCTCGTCCCCGATAGGTGGCCCACCCCGCACCCCAAAGTTGTTGTGCTGGTAGACGCTGAGCCGCTGGAACCCTGGCCACCCAATGTTGATAACCCAAAGGTTGATGGCTCAGATGTTGATGGCTCAGATGTTGATGGCTCAGATGCCAATAGCCCAAACGCCGCTTTACCAGACGTCAACCTGCCGCCATCCCAGGCCGAGTTTCTGAAGCAGATCGCCGACCTAACGCTAACGCTACCCTTGACCATACCCAAGCTAGAGCGGTTGATTCACTTGGTTTTCCCCTGAAGACCGCTACCGCCTACAGAACCGAAAGGTCGGGTATAGTGTGGGTCGGTGACGTGCGATGTCCCGTGTGTTGAAGTCTCTCTGCTGCGTAAGTTGCCCCCATGAGTGCCAGCCCTCCCGTTGTCGAAATTTTGTCTGCCGAAGAAATGCGACGGACGCTCAACCGTCTGGCCTCAGAGGTGATCGAGCGAGGGGGCGACCTGCGCCACCTGCTGCTGTTGGGCATCTACACCCGTGGAGTGCCCCTCGCCCATATGTTGGCCCATCAAATCCAGCGCATGGAGGAGGTGAAGCTGCCCGTAGGAGCCATCGACATCACCCTCTATCGCGATGATCTAGACAAAATCAGCACCCGCACCCCTGCCCGCACCAAAATTCCCTTCGATCTCACCAACAAGGTCGTGATTTTGGTAGACGATGTGATCTACAGCGGACGCACCATTCGCGCCGCCCTCAATGCCGTGTTGGACTATGGCCGTCCTAGCGCCATTCGTCTTGCCGTGCTGGTTGATCGGGGCCATCGAGAACTGCCCATTCACCCAGACTTTGTGGGTCGCGTGCTGCCCACCGCCAAGGATGAATCTGTCAAAGTCTTCCTCCACGATACCGATGGCCGGGATGGGGTGCAGTTGTTAAAGCCGGAGTGAGGGGAGTCGGGAGTCGGGAGCCGAGATCTGGAACTTGGGAACTGGGAACTGGGAACTGGGAATCCAGATAGCTGGATGTTTCCCTCCGCATCCCGTTCTTTTTTACTATGGAACACAGACGTTACTGAGTGAACCCTGTGACCAGATTGCCCCTGGCTACCCACGAAACCCAAGTTCGTAAGGCGGATCATCTACGCATTTGCCTTGATGAGAGCGTGCAGTGCCGCCAGGTAACAACAGGCCTGGAGCGGTTTCGGTTTCGCCATTGCGCCCTGCCCGAAGTGGACTGGCAGGATTTGGCCCTAGAGACCACCTTCCTGGGCCATCGGCTGGGGGCACCGCTGCTGATTTCCTCCATGACGGGCGGCACCGAAGAAGCCCAGCGCATTAACCAACGGCTCGCTACCGTAGCTCAGCGCTATGGATTCGCCATGGGGGTTGGCTCTCAGCGGGTGGCCGTGGAAAACCCGGATCTAATGACCACCTTTCGGGTGCGGGAGGTGGCCCCCGATATCCTACTGCTGGCCAACCTGGGGGCGGTGCAGTTGAACTACGACTATGGCCTCGATCAGTGCCGTCGGGTGGTGGATCACCTCGAGGCCAGCGCCCTGATTTTGCACCTCAACCCACTCCAAGAGGCCGTGCAAACCCGAGGCGATACCAATTTCAAAGGGATCTTGAACAAAATTGAGCACATCTGCGCCGCCCTACCCGTGCCCGTGGTGGTCAAAGAGGTGGGCAACGGTATTTCTGCGCCCCTGGTGCGGCGGCTGATGGAAGCAGGTGTTGCCGCCGTGGATGTGGCCGGGGCCGGAGGCACCTCCTGGGCTAAGGTGGAAAGTGAGCGGGCAACGGATCCACTCCAGCGCCGCCTGGGTCAAACCTTTGCCGACTGGGGCATTCCCACCGCCGATTGCCTCATTGCTGCCCGTCAGGTGGCCCCCACCCTGCCGCTGATTGCCTCCGGTGGCCTGCGGAATGGCCTAGAGGTCGCCAAAACCCTCGCCCTCGGAGCCGACTTGGCCGGACTCGCCTATCCCTTCCTCAAAGCCGCCAGCGATTCCGAAGACGCCGTAGCCGCCCTAGCCGATGTCCTGATCGCCGAACTCAAAACCGTCCTCTTCTGCACTGGGCAAGCGACCCTCTCCGGCCTGTGCCAAGAGGGCGTTTTATTAGCCACTTCCATCACAGCCCCCTAACCCCCACCTATCCCCCATGGCCTTCAGCCCTCTGATTCGCGACGAGACCCCTGACGACATCCCCACCATTCGGGCCGTCACCATCGCCGCCTTTGAAACCCTTGCCATCAGCCTCCACACCGAACACTGGATTATTGAAGCCCTCCGAGCGGCAGGAGCGCTTACCGTGTCCCTGGTGGCGGTGCTGGAGGATCAAGTAGTTGGCCATATTGCTTTTTCACCCGTCACCATGTCCGACGGTAGCGCAGGATGGTATGGCCTGGGGCCGCTTTCGGTGCTGCCACCCTACCAGGGCCAGGGCATTGGTACAGCTTTGGTGAAAGCAGGGCTATCGCGCCTGCAAGACCTCAAGGCCCAGGGGTGCTGCGTGGTGGGACATCCAGCCTACTACCCACGGTTTGGCTTTGAACCGTCCTTGGTGCTGACCTGCGAAGATATTCCACCTGAGTTCTTCTTTGTGCTGTCTTTTCAGGGCCAAGTGCCCCAGGGCACCGCCACCTTCCACAGCGGATTCGAGGTCGATGACGACCCCGCCGAACCAGACGAATCGCAATCGTTTTCCTTAGGATGAACCGGAGCACAGCCTGGGCTATTCTGCATTTATCCTGTGTTCACTTGGCCGAATAGCTGGAAACACTTGAAAGAAGATCTTCTGCCTATTAACGCTAGCAAGCTGCTGGCTTGCCTGATGCTTTAGTGAGTGGATGTCTACTTTGAGCGTCTTCACCTAACCCTGTACCGTGGTTCCGGTGCGGCTGTGACGTTCTCCGCCGTATTTGCTGTGATCTGGCCCTACGATCTGCCGAGTTCGACCAGGCGCTTCAACTTTTGTCCCCGTACTGAGCGGTAGATGAGCACGCAGGGCCGCTTGAAGTCGGTTAATCTGAGTCATGGGGAGGATCCGGCTAAGGTTGTGGTAATCCCTAGCTCACCTCCCTATTCCTGATTCTGTCAACCCCCTACGGGACAAGGCTTCAGCCCTCTCTCCTCAAGTTTTGTCCCTGTACCGTGGATTCTTTTAGGCTGATTTAAGCCGCAGCATAGATCACATTTGGCTCTGGCAGTGGTTCACCTGTCGCTTCATAGGCGATCACTAGGGATTCTAACGCCTCAATACCATTAGTCACCGCCTCAGCGTAGGTATCTCCATGAGTGCGCCATTGCTGCCCTGGAAAATCAGGAAATCCTACCAAGAAGCTTTGATCTTCTTCAGACCATTGAATAACCATTTGATATTTGAGATGTTTAGTCATTATTTTGACTCCTTACAGCTTGAATCGCGTTATCGACTTCCTTTTCTTGATAGGGTTTGGCATCTGCGCCATCTTTTCCAGAAACGGTGATTTTGCCGGGATAACGAGGATGTATCCAGTTGGTATGGCTACCCTTACCTGGAACCTCCTGAAACCCGGCCTGACGCAACTTCCGTTTTAGCTCTCGGATTTTCTGCGGCATGATTTTTGGCTACTTTGCCTTGGCCTCCAACGTCTCCAACCGACTCTTGAGTTCCTGATTCGCCTTCTTCAGGTCATCCACCTCCTGGCGCAATTGCTCCACCGCCTTGTCTTTACCAATCGCCTTTTGCACCGTTTGCACGGCTTCCTGGGCGCGGCGGCGCACTCGGCCATCGGGGGTATGTTCCGCCAGGTTTTGCAGAATGCGGATGCCGCGGGCGCTTTCCACCCCTTCCAAGGCCGCCACAGCAGACACCTGGGTGAGGAAAAAACTTTCGCTGGCGATGGTTTCTAGGCGATCTAGGATGCGTTCGAGGGTGGGTTTGGTTTGGCCCTTGGAGATCGCCCCCAGGGAGCGAATCGACGCTAGGCGCAGGGCTTGGGGGGTGCCGGGTTCGGTGTATTTCAGCACCAGGTCGAGGGCTTCTTCGGAGGATTTGAACTGGCTGAGGGCGGTGATAGCTCCAGAACGCACGGTTTCGTTCCAGCCCTGGCGTTCTTTGAGGATGCTTTCTAGCAGTTTGAGGGTTTTCTTGTCCTTGGGTTTGCCCTCCAGGTCGGCGGAACCTACCGCACCGAGGGAACGAATTGCCGCCGCTTCCACGTAGTAGCTGGCATCGCCCTTTTCGGCAATGGCTTTGAGGGCTTTGTAGCTGTCGGCGGTTTTGATGTCGCCCAGGGTGCTGACCACGGCACGGCGGACGCGGGCTTCGGGGTCTTTCAGTCCTTTGAGTAGTCCTTCAGCGGCCTGATCGAGTTTGATGGAGCCGAGTTGTTCCGCCACTTCGGCCCGCACGCCCCAGAAGGGATCGTCGGTGAGGGCGGTGGTGAGGGCGGCGACGGCTTCCAGGTTGCCCTTTTTGGCCAGGGCGATGGCGGATTCGATGCGAGAGAGGGGGTCGGGGTCGTGCTGGAGTTGGGCCTTGAGTTCGGCGATGGGATACTCTAGCTCCACGGTTTTAAGGAAGTGGTTGCCGAGGTCAAAGCTAATGAAATCGGGCTTTTTGTCGAGGGGGAAATAGAGGGCTTGCTCCCGTTCGTGGATGCGGACGGTGAAGGATTTGACTTCGACTTTGGCGGTTTTGCCCTGGCTGACGAAGCCAAAACCGATGGGAATTCGTAGGTCGAACAGGCCGCTGGTGCTGCTGGTGTCGCCGTCCTTGGCCTGGGTTTGGGTGACGGTGAGCTTGGCCAGTTTGCTGTCGGCATCCCAGCTATAGGCCACTTTGTAGTCGGGGTGGCCACCGCGCAGCACGTACTGGTCGAACAGGGGCCGCAGGTTGCGTCCGGTGGCTTTGTCGATGGCGCGCAGCAGGTCGATGGTTTCCACGGTGCTATGGGCGTGGTCGTTGACGAAGGTGCGAATCGCCTTCCAGAACAGGTCATCCCCCAGTTCGGCGCGGATCATGTGGTAGACGCAGGCCCCTTTCTCGTAGATGTGGCGGTCGTAGAGTTCGATGGCTTCGCGATAGACGTGGGTCACCATGGGGCGACGGTAGCGGGTTTTGTCTTCGGTTAGGTAGCTGCGGGCTTCGCCCAGACGG contains:
- a CDS encoding metallophosphoesterase; the encoded protein is MRLFAVGDIHGCATALDTVLGAISPRPTDRIVTLGDYINKGPDSKAVLDCLVRLSRWGILVPLLGNHELKFLIARRLGQAVINGEVFVDQHTLASYAPDRLSHHPLAAEVSVDQAAILRHIPDSHWQLLQDQGLRWFSTDQHIFLHGTLATHLPLLHQPDRAIFWDKLKHPAPHPSGKTLICGHTPQRSGYPLNLGHTVCLDTAACEGQWLTCLEVNSGEIWQANQEGHLRRSHLADYGPIPPTFPHRADPQFEGNHGLPAGPVPSWPTAACMATAAP
- a CDS encoding RNA recognition motif domain-containing protein, which codes for MSIYVGNLAYNATEGDITEVFAEYGAVSRVTVPTDRETGRPRGFAFVEMEQEADEDAAIEALDGAEWMGRELRVNKARPKEKRAGGGAPRGNFGGRGNGGGGNREFSRW
- a CDS encoding sensor histidine kinase, producing the protein MRFQNLDDLRLLCRDQAAFQKLQQILAEQDVLYQQCATQVAQQLREQQDLSAQQRAAEAASQAKSQFLAMMSHELRTPLNAILGLSSLLTQQAVGPLNAKQIEYLHYIQASGDHLLALINDILDLSKIEAGRELLRLSTVDVQGLCQTCLAMVEPRVAGKPITLAYHVDAATETCMADEQRLRQMLLNLLSNAVKFTERGQVQLTVKAVGAMVEFAVTDTGIGIPKDKLKLLFQPFTQLDGSLNRRYGGTGLGLALTQQLAQCHGGYVTVESVVNQGSCFLLYLPQKGHPGRGASLTASSSSIHPGLTAPGLPCPAPYLVLLDSDPERSHPWLVYLQHCGWQVERHHRWDQITTPQPHVLAIAVGSEDSLISLVPDRWPTPHPKVVVLVDAEPLEPWPPNVDNPKVDGSDVDGSDVDGSDANSPNAALPDVNLPPSQAEFLKQIADLTLTLPLTIPKLERLIHLVFP
- the pyrR gene encoding bifunctional pyr operon transcriptional regulator/uracil phosphoribosyltransferase PyrR codes for the protein MSASPPVVEILSAEEMRRTLNRLASEVIERGGDLRHLLLLGIYTRGVPLAHMLAHQIQRMEEVKLPVGAIDITLYRDDLDKISTRTPARTKIPFDLTNKVVILVDDVIYSGRTIRAALNAVLDYGRPSAIRLAVLVDRGHRELPIHPDFVGRVLPTAKDESVKVFLHDTDGRDGVQLLKPE
- the fni gene encoding type 2 isopentenyl-diphosphate Delta-isomerase, yielding MTRLPLATHETQVRKADHLRICLDESVQCRQVTTGLERFRFRHCALPEVDWQDLALETTFLGHRLGAPLLISSMTGGTEEAQRINQRLATVAQRYGFAMGVGSQRVAVENPDLMTTFRVREVAPDILLLANLGAVQLNYDYGLDQCRRVVDHLEASALILHLNPLQEAVQTRGDTNFKGILNKIEHICAALPVPVVVKEVGNGISAPLVRRLMEAGVAAVDVAGAGGTSWAKVESERATDPLQRRLGQTFADWGIPTADCLIAARQVAPTLPLIASGGLRNGLEVAKTLALGADLAGLAYPFLKAASDSEDAVAALADVLIAELKTVLFCTGQATLSGLCQEGVLLATSITAP
- a CDS encoding GNAT family N-acetyltransferase — encoded protein: MAFSPLIRDETPDDIPTIRAVTIAAFETLAISLHTEHWIIEALRAAGALTVSLVAVLEDQVVGHIAFSPVTMSDGSAGWYGLGPLSVLPPYQGQGIGTALVKAGLSRLQDLKAQGCCVVGHPAYYPRFGFEPSLVLTCEDIPPEFFFVLSFQGQVPQGTATFHSGFEVDDDPAEPDESQSFSLG
- a CDS encoding type II toxin-antitoxin system HicB family antitoxin, with the translated sequence MTKHLKYQMVIQWSEEDQSFLVGFPDFPGQQWRTHGDTYAEAVTNGIEALESLVIAYEATGEPLPEPNVIYAAA
- a CDS encoding type II toxin-antitoxin system HicA family toxin, whose translation is MPQKIRELKRKLRQAGFQEVPGKGSHTNWIHPRYPGKITVSGKDGADAKPYQEKEVDNAIQAVRSQNND
- a CDS encoding M1 family metallopeptidase, translating into MPNAHRIAQIELFQDDNNGYKSFEMPGAKPHYNPDRPGQVEHIFLDISLDLEQKICEGTCKLRINPVRDGVESLTLDAVNQQIESVKVGSAKQAFDYDGERLHIRLKKPTAAGEAFTVAIAYRLEQPERGIYFIGPDKHYPNKPVQVWTQGEDEDSRYWFPCFDYPGMLSTSEMKVRVPAQYQVVSNGELIDTTEDGDYKVFHWHQKQVHPTYLMALAVGEFDIIQDQWQDIPVTYYVEKGRKDQGQITMGKTPRMIEFLSDKYGYKYAFPKYAQVCAADFIFGGMENTSITILTDRCLLDERAALDNRGSESLVVHELAHQWFGDLLVINHWSHAWVKEGMATYSEVMWTEQEYGPDEAAYYRLGEARSYLTEDKTRYRRPMVTHVYREAIELYDRHIYEKGACVYHMIRAELGDDLFWKAIRTFVNDHAHSTVETIDLLRAIDKATGRNLRPLFDQYVLRGGHPDYKVAYSWDADSKLAKLTVTQTQAKDGDTSSTSGLFDLRIPIGFGFVSQGKTAKVEVKSFTVRIHEREQALYFPLDKKPDFISFDLGNHFLKTVELEYPIAELKAQLQHDPDPLSRIESAIALAKKGNLEAVAALTTALTDDPFWGVRAEVAEQLGSIKLDQAAEGLLKGLKDPEARVRRAVVSTLGDIKTADSYKALKAIAEKGDASYYVEAAAIRSLGAVGSADLEGKPKDKKTLKLLESILKERQGWNETVRSGAITALSQFKSSEEALDLVLKYTEPGTPQALRLASIRSLGAISKGQTKPTLERILDRLETIASESFFLTQVSAVAALEGVESARGIRILQNLAEHTPDGRVRRRAQEAVQTVQKAIGKDKAVEQLRQEVDDLKKANQELKSRLETLEAKAK